The Mauremys reevesii isolate NIE-2019 linkage group 13, ASM1616193v1, whole genome shotgun sequence genome contains a region encoding:
- the LOC120380399 gene encoding eppin-like yields the protein MKSAGIVLLVALLSLWAELPAASGGDTSTAAPAKDGFCCKVAPVGGVFDGENCAACLGNNSCSTCYTDTDCPGGEKCCPDECGYTCQMPVTDLCHLPSVCGYCKARFLRFFYNWSSQACEEFVYGGCGGNKNNFETKEECLQACRTPGTA from the exons ATGAAGTCAGCTGGCATCGTGCTCCTTGTGGCCCTGCTCTCGCTGTGGGCCGAGCTGCCTGCTGCGTCTGGAGGAGACACGTCGACCGCGGCGCCTG CTAAGGATGGTTTCTGCTGCAAGGTGGCCCCGGTGGGCGGTGTGTTTGATGGGGAGAACtgtgctgcctgcctggggaACAACTCCTGCTCCACCTGCTACACCGACACCGACTGCCCCGGCGGTGAGAAGTGCTGCCCGGACGAGTGTGGCTACACCTGCCAGATGCCAGTGACAG ATCTCTGCCACCTGCCGTCTGTGTGCGGCTATTGCAAGGCCAGGTTCCTGCGGTTCTTCTACAACTGGTCCAGCCAGGCCTGTGAGGAGTTTGTGTATGGCGGCTGCGGTGGCAACAAGAACAACTTTGAGACGAAGGAGGAATGTCTGCAGGCCTGCAGGACGCCTG GCACTGCCTAG